The Calliopsis andreniformis isolate RMS-2024a chromosome 5, iyCalAndr_principal, whole genome shotgun sequence nucleotide sequence AATATTGTAAGCGTTGTATTTTACTTACTCGTACTGATCAAGTAAATTTTATGCAACGATATAGAAAATGAAATCAACCAAATAATCCACAGTGTGTGTGGAATTAGATACATAATTTATGAAAAGACCCAGGACCATATTTATACTTTTAGAGGCCCTTATTTATATTTCTGGAGGCCCTAGGCGCAATATCATTGTGAGGTCTAAAAAGAACAAGTCTGTTTTAGTTAAAGTCCAAATTTTCATAACTCATtttactaaaataaaaataactcaACTTTGGTATATACATTTGCAATTTTGCACTTAAAAAAGTATCAAAATAAATCACTTCAAATTgcaatttttaaaaaagtagCAACTAAATTGAtttgttaaaataaatatacatgtgTCGTATCTAAGGAGCTGTAGCAACGTGATATATTTTAAGGAATTTTCTTACACTAGACtgttttttatattattgtttGTAAGGAACAAAGTTTTAAAATGTAGCTCTATATCTAGAGAAACTCCAGTTTGCGCCTAGTGCGCCTTACTGTAAATGCGACCCTGAGAAACCTATAGCTATATTTCCATATCAGTGATTTTTAAAAGAATATTGATAtacaaatacacaatgtttagtATGGAACAAATTTAACCCTTTAAGAAGTTAATAGAATctaatttatttatatagtagtattttatattatttataatgcAAAAATTCACGAAAGTCTATAGGAATTTACAGTCTGCAATAATTGAACTTTTCCactattttcttaataattcatTCACTTTGCACGTTCCCTATAAGAAATTGCACAAGAACTTCGTTTCATTCCAATTTTCACATTAAATATATATGACTTTGAAAACTATCCTTGTTCATTCAGCATTGATAAATTTATCAAACGTGCAGTGCTATTACGTGACCTGAGACAGtgtgtatatttatttatttataatagtaATCTAACATCATTTGTAGGATCCTGTCCTATAAGTAGATTCCTACTTGTTACTATCAACCTCATAATATCGAGTTTCTTTGAGGTGATTGTATAACTCCAATATGGTGTATGTACATACCTAAGATAAAATCATTAAATGGAACTTAATCGTTTAAGTAACGTATTTTTGctaaataagtacaattaaatatttaattgtgTACATGACCGCATAGCTTGATTATTTATTATGAAATAAAGTATTATTACATTCTTGTCAATATCATTGTTATTTCAGGAATACTGGATCGCTTATAGAAAATTAAATTGATTTTTACTTTTGTAATACCTTGTAGCACATACATTCCTATAAATAGTTAGTGCAATGTGCAACAACGCTGTGCAATCacacaaaactgttgcacaagGAAATATAACGAAGTCGTATGGGACTTAGGATCGTACACTGTATTCCTATGTAGCGGTTTCAACTACCGAAAGGAATCCATGGTCTTATTAGACGATATATAATTGTGGTATAGTATAGAACACTGAAACTTCAAATTGTAAAGACAACCCTGAGTGAGGTCTAGAATTCGTATCTCATAAAAAAGGTAGTATGCGTTTGTTTTGAAACGTCAGAGTTGTTAACTCTGGGACTCCTTGATAATCTTTGGGCTTTTAGGACCTCGCTATATCTGCTTAAGTAACAGTACGTACATACATGTTCTAACGAATAGTGATTAATTCTAGTGGGACACCTTAAAACATACAGTATGCTGTTTCAATTGACGTCGACTTTTGTGCCTTGATCGAGAACGGTGGATCATCCCCACCACTACTTTTCGTTAACTTAGAATCCAGCGACTTTAGTCCAAAGAAACCTGATCACCAAAAATAATTCAATCTTAACACGTTTAGCGCCAGGcaatttttctatatttttgcacATCCTCTTAGTCacgcaaatatatattaataaAACCTAGAGTGTTTTATGATTCAATAATACACTTGTCATTTTACCTAGTACTGTAACTGTAACCTTATTAAGGTTGCTTAAAAGTTAAATGCTATGCTATGCTGTACTATCCTTAAATGTCATTTATTACAAGCATTGCTAGAagaaatcatcaattcaaagtggcGATAAACAATGACCATCATCACAGCTATGAGAATATGTTAAATACATGAACTATTTTTAACAATATCGCGCAAAAAGTGGTTTCAAAAAACTTTTAAATTATTTCCTTAAAAATGATTAGGTTTATTCATTGATGCTACTTTCGTAATGGCATGATGACTCATTCAACCGACTTCGATCGGGGCAATACTGTAGTATATGTATTATTTAGAACATACATGTaaataatatctataataaaataaataattctattATATCCATTTTACACAATCTCACATTCTGCGTACGATGGAAATCCTTCTTTGGTTAATGTTTTATAGTacagaataaaaataatatattattttacaaagTGTGGcacttataatttattttatacatatgtatgtatatacaagGTGCTTCAGGAATAGATAGCCAAATTCTGGTATCGTATTCTATTCTCCCTAAGGATGAAGAAAGGTCATATGAACATAGGTCCGAAAACTCTCTTTTCGAGATGAACACGCTTTTTTTgtgaagaaatattttataaatacttGAAACTTAATTAAAGAAATTGCTAAAAATAATTTCCTTGTGCAATAATACACACTTGGCATCaacattttaaaaattgttaaagatGTTCAAAAAATTCTGGTGTATTTCGAATTTCATCACATGCAGTATCTTCGAAAAGTAAAAGTTCTCGGACTTATGTTTATATGACTTTTTTCATTCTAAGAGAAAGCAGAATACGATACCAAAATTTGGTCACCTATTTCTGAAGTACcctatatttataattaatacGAGTGTACATTTACCTATAAATCTATATTTTCCATAGTACTGTCTCCAACGGAGATTGCGCTCGAAAGTATACATGTACTTGGGACTATCAGCGATCTCCGTTCAGCTATGTTTACACCTACACTGAGGCAACAAGTATGTAATATTTTGTCACCTCTTGTTATTTATACATAGGGTCTAACTGCATTTTCGGACATACATGCATTTGAACTTTTCATTCCTTTGTGTCTAAAATCTATACTTTAAAAGTGCTCTatattttccttattttttacaCGAGAGGCAATAAAATGTTCCTCGTTGTTGGCCAAGTGTAGATGTACAGCTTTAGGGACGAGTAGACTATTTAGCGCGCTGTATAATTTGATACTGTATATTCGACGTTGTGAAGCTTAGAGTGAAAAGTACCGCGACAGTTACAAGCCATAAAATTTCGTTCGACATCACTTTGCGGTAAAAGCTGCAGAGGAATGCACATACAGAGTATAAACAATATACAGTAATACCTTGGAAACTGTTCGGGATTTTGTCTTCGAAGTTGACCGTCTTTATCCCAGTCATGTCCCAGTCAGTTTTTGAAACTGACTTTGTACAGTGAGTCTACAGTATAACATATTTaagatatacatataaataagtGTACCTTAGACCCATTATTCCACAGCCAAGGATGTTTATTTCAACAAACTACTGTAGAACTTCAGTATCCCATGTACATCTATGTCACTTGTGTTCAATGAAGAAAAAACATGCTCAAGATTTACCAGATCTACCACGCTTAAAAATTGGCCACATACGTTCTCGAACCTCGATAAATTTGCAAGGCAGTACTTTACATAACAgtattttaaagggtgatagGGGAGTTCAAATGGAACACAGAATATCCTACGACACAATGTCGGATCTGCTTTCATTTTGCAATCATAATTCTTTAAAGTTAATATACTTACTTATCTACATGCCAGACTAAcaatcaggattctataattatACAGATACATTGAAAAGCGAAAATAGAACAAGCAAGTCTTAGTACATTTCATTATAACTACTTCTTACACTTATACCTCGTTGGAAATGAAtctaaatttaaaattcaatgGTCTTGTCCACAAAAGGTTAAAATGATACAAATAAACAACTTGTATATTATTTGTAAAAATGAAACTATGAATTTGGAATTATAACAACATTTGTgtgttaatataaaataatcgtTAAATTATTGTACACAAGTCAAAGTTATGCGATAGCAAACCAGTAGGTTGGAGAATATGTTTCATATGAGTTTAAACGTGAACAGAGTCGCGCTAGTACTAGAGTGAGAAAATATATCCTATTCTGTCCTCTTTTTCTATATACGATACAATGATGGGGCCAAACAAAATTTATGGTTTGTAGCTGTCGAAATCCTCTCGCTCGCTCCGACTGTACTGTCTCATCACGAGGAACTACGAAGAAAATGATGAGGGTAGCTCTAGTGATCACTGTTGGAGGCAATACTTTACACTACACTGTATACTTACGTTaattaaatatatgtatttaacAGTAACAATTGCAAACGTTACTATTCTTTGGTGCTCAATAAATACATACAGGTACTGCACAATGAGTTTTACTATTATGAAAAAGCGTAAGTTAATCTTTTCCAACACATACGTACATAAAATCAACAATGACTGCTAACTAACTAATgttttatatataaaataataagatAAACCTATTCGTTAAAATCATTCATAAATCTTTTACATGAGCTTGATATTATAAGGCTATTACCCATAATCATTGTGTCATTATGGCTTTGCACTTTGCAAATCAATATTTCATTTTTGAGTAATCATGGAAACTTATAAAATATTACTATCACACATTTTGAATGTTCAAAGTAAACTACTcagttctttcttttttcttagaCTTCATAAGTGCTTCATAAGCTACTaattcttttttctctttttgtaaGTTTCTATCCTCGTACTGCAATCTGTAATTAAACACTATATCAAAATATGATAAACCTGTTTTAAAATAAGTTGGGATATGCAAATgtgttttttcttattttatttttgtttgctATTCTAAGATAATTGAACTATAAATATCTCATAAAATATAAGACATACACACTTACGCAAACTAAAGATAAGTGGAAATGTAAGATGAGTCCATGAGGTGTTTTATTAGCATTAAATTGCATATCCCATTAATAAAGCATGAATAGATGAATGATAAAAAAAGGCTGTAAAATACTGTAAGTCAGAAAATGATTACTGTGAACTAAATGAAAACTAATAAAATATAAGATGGCACAATTCaacaaattattaattgatcAATTTCTTAATAATTGTATGGAACTTTTtagaattataaatataacatagcACAATCAATTTTATTACATAACAATAACTTACCTGTGCAGAATAATACGTTCAACAATTTTTTCTGTTGTCATATCATTACCACTATCCAGTAATTTAAATTTGTTTTGCCTTTTTGGTTCAGCATAAGGATCCGAGCCATCTTCACTAGGCATTATAGGGGTTTGACCATGACAAACAACCGAAACGTTAAAATGTTCCATAAGATCTTTGGTAACTTCATATGGTGCTCCAATTACCACCTCATTAACATACTGTAAAAACAAATAATACGTATTAAACATGTTGTAATTGATCTAATGTTCGATTCATTTTTCAAACTAATACACTTCATCTCTTACTTTGCATGCTAGTACACTAAGTACTCTCTCGTGAAGGTTCATAATTGGATGATTACCACATTTGTACCgattaactactggatctgtatGAAGTCCAACTATAAGGTAATCACCTTCTTTTTTCGCAACTTCAAGAAAATCTAAATGACCAACATGAAAGAGGTCAAATGCTCCTGCCACATAAACAATTTTATCTTCAGGTTGTGGACTTTTTCCATcactaaattgaataattttttgTGTAGTAGGTAAGAATTGTGAACACACTGTCCATGGActtcgagctgttcgatcttgacCCATACTTTTACTTGGCTCCCTGTCAACACAATATTCACTGTCTCCTTGTTTAAAATGCTGTCGTGTCATTAAAAGCATACGTCCTACCAAATCAGTTGTCGATACACCAGCTGTTCTTTGAACttctctataataatcatgtttATTTGTATTGCTCAATTTATTACATTTAATTTATAGTAAAATCATGGAGATACTTTTATACTGATTTATCACTTGAAATATACCTATAACGACCAGCTGCTTTAACCAAATGATATGTATCTACACCATCTGCGGTCATAGTAATGTCATCTCCATGAACACAAAAATCACAGTTATATTTGTCTAATGTCTCCAATGTTGTAACGTATGGTGCACCCTCAACCACCTCATCAACCCATTTAATACCACGGACCATCTTGTACCTGATATAAGATActtacattataattattaattatgcaaaacaatttaaaaatatacaaaagttctcTCTTCTATAAAATGTTTTTAACCAGATGAAATTGATTACAAGATTTCTTTTAAAGTGAACGATACTAAggattttatgaaatattttcttTCTCATTTTAATTTCTTCAATACTTATTATTTAAGTTTCTATAAAGTagaaaaaaaattcattttagCACAGAGTTAAAAAAAGTTATTGTGATGCGaacttttatgcatttatagaaaattttaatatactaAATGTATTAATACActtaatacagtaaagatatgagtgaaatgaatttttagataggttccatttttttaattgagtttatgaaaatatgaatttgaaTAAATATCTGCATTTTAATGACGGAATCTATGGTTTTCCTATATTAGGAACATACCTTTCTTTTTCCATGAATACAGGAGGTCCTTTGTG carries:
- the Pect gene encoding phosphoethanolamine cytidylyltransferase isoform X2; translated protein: MTENRKEVRVWCDGCYDMVHFGHANSLRQAKALGDYLVVGIHTDEEITKHKGPPVFMEKERYKMVRGIKWVDEVVEGAPYVTTLETLDKYNCDFCVHGDDITMTADGVDTYHLVKAAGRYREVQRTAGVSTTDLVGRMLLMTRQHFKQGDSEYCVDREPSKSMGQDRTARSPWTVCSQFLPTTQKIIQFSDGKSPQPEDKIVYVAGAFDLFHVGHLDFLEVAKKEGDYLIVGLHTDPVVNRYKCGNHPIMNLHERVLSVLACKYVNEVVIGAPYEVTKDLMEHFNVSVVCHGQTPIMPSEDGSDPYAEPKRQNKFKLLDSGNDMTTEKIVERIILHRLQYEDRNLQKEKKELVAYEALMKSKKKERTE
- the Pect gene encoding phosphoethanolamine cytidylyltransferase isoform X4, whose protein sequence is MTENRKEVRVWCDGCYDMVHFGHANSLRQAKALGDYLVVGIHTDEEITKHKGPPVFMEKERYKMVRGIKWVDEVVEGAPYVTTLETLDKYNCDFCVHGDDITMTADGVDTYHLVKAAGRYREVQRTAGVSTTDLVGRMLLMTRQHFKQGDSEYCVDREPSKSMGQDRTARSPWTVCSQFLPTTQKIIQFSDGKSPQPEDKIVYVAGAFDLFHVGHLDFLEVAKKEGDYLIVGLHTDPVVNRYKCGNHPIMNLHERVLSVLACKYVNEVVIGAPYEVTKDLMEHFNVSVVCHGQTPIMPSEDGSDPYAEPKRQNKFKLLDSGNDMTTEKIVERIILHSV
- the Pect gene encoding phosphoethanolamine cytidylyltransferase isoform X5 gives rise to the protein MTENRKEVRVWCDGCYDMVHFGHANSLRQAKALGDYLVVGIHTDEEITKHKGPPVFMEKERYKMVRGIKWVDEVVEGAPYVTTLETLDKYNCDFCVHGDDITMTADGVDTYHLVKAAGRYREPSKSMGQDRTARSPWTVCSQFLPTTQKIIQFSDGKSPQPEDKIVYVAGAFDLFHVGHLDFLEVAKKEGDYLIVGLHTDPVVNRYKCGNHPIMNLHERVLSVLACKYVNEVVIGAPYEVTKDLMEHFNVSVVCHGQTPIMPSEDGSDPYAEPKRQNKFKLLDSGNDMTTEKIVERIILHSLFLSFIYSCFINGICNLMLIKHLMDSSYISTYL
- the Pect gene encoding phosphoethanolamine cytidylyltransferase isoform X1, giving the protein MTENRKEVRVWCDGCYDMVHFGHANSLRQAKALGDYLVVGIHTDEEITKHKGPPVFMEKERYKMVRGIKWVDEVVEGAPYVTTLETLDKYNCDFCVHGDDITMTADGVDTYHLVKAAGRYREVQRTAGVSTTDLVGRMLLMTRQHFKQGDSEYCVDREPSKSMGQDRTARSPWTVCSQFLPTTQKIIQFSDGKSPQPEDKIVYVAGAFDLFHVGHLDFLEVAKKEGDYLIVGLHTDPVVNRYKCGNHPIMNLHERVLSVLACKYVNEVVIGAPYEVTKDLMEHFNVSVVCHGQTPIMPSEDGSDPYAEPKRQNKFKLLDSGNDMTTEKIVERIILHSLFLSFIYSCFINGICNLMLIKHLMDSSYISTYL
- the Pect gene encoding phosphoethanolamine cytidylyltransferase isoform X3; amino-acid sequence: MVHFGHANSLRQAKALGDYLVVGIHTDEEITKHKGPPVFMEKERYKMVRGIKWVDEVVEGAPYVTTLETLDKYNCDFCVHGDDITMTADGVDTYHLVKAAGRYREVQRTAGVSTTDLVGRMLLMTRQHFKQGDSEYCVDREPSKSMGQDRTARSPWTVCSQFLPTTQKIIQFSDGKSPQPEDKIVYVAGAFDLFHVGHLDFLEVAKKEGDYLIVGLHTDPVVNRYKCGNHPIMNLHERVLSVLACKYVNEVVIGAPYEVTKDLMEHFNVSVVCHGQTPIMPSEDGSDPYAEPKRQNKFKLLDSGNDMTTEKIVERIILHSLFLSFIYSCFINGICNLMLIKHLMDSSYISTYL